The Candidatus Eremiobacteraceae bacterium genome has a segment encoding these proteins:
- a CDS encoding transglutaminase-like domain-containing protein, giving the protein MDAVMAGLEFAEYVKRCDALGAQPHLDRACLLVSAVFEKNVDIGRSLKELDAIALDAEHAAGGATDSYAMAGAVLDAVFDRGAFRGNAARYHEPGNSLLSMVLERRTGIPITLSIVVIEVARRIGLRLEGVGLPGHFVVRFPDATSRLFIDAFDKGRIIDATQCVDIVDRHTGGRVTWSDRFLEPVAPRAIIKRVLANLKNVLSHAKDYSSALTAIELQLALDPGDSTELRDRGILFARLHRYDRAIADFEAYLERSPDASDVKQIRDMLPRLREERNL; this is encoded by the coding sequence ATGGACGCCGTCATGGCAGGTCTTGAGTTCGCCGAATACGTCAAGCGTTGCGACGCGCTTGGCGCACAACCGCACCTCGATCGCGCGTGCCTGCTCGTCAGCGCCGTCTTCGAGAAAAACGTCGACATCGGGCGCTCGCTCAAAGAGCTCGACGCTATCGCGCTCGATGCCGAACATGCGGCAGGCGGCGCTACGGATTCATATGCCATGGCCGGCGCCGTGCTCGATGCGGTCTTCGACCGCGGAGCCTTCCGCGGCAACGCGGCGCGCTATCACGAACCGGGCAACAGCTTGCTCTCGATGGTGCTCGAACGGCGGACCGGCATCCCGATCACGCTCTCGATCGTCGTCATCGAAGTCGCGCGACGCATCGGCCTGCGCCTCGAAGGGGTCGGATTGCCCGGCCATTTCGTCGTCCGCTTTCCGGACGCGACGAGCCGCCTATTCATAGACGCGTTCGACAAGGGCCGCATCATCGACGCGACGCAATGCGTCGACATCGTCGACCGCCATACGGGCGGCCGCGTCACGTGGTCCGATCGCTTTCTCGAGCCGGTCGCACCCCGCGCGATCATCAAACGCGTGCTCGCGAACTTGAAGAACGTGCTCAGCCACGCCAAGGACTATTCGTCGGCGTTGACGGCGATCGAGCTCCAGCTCGCGCTCGACCCGGGCGACTCGACCGAGCTTCGGGACCGCGGCATCCTCTTCGCGAGGCTGCACCGGTACGACCGCGCGATCGCAGATTTCGAGGCGTATCTCGAGCGTAGCCCCGACGCTTCGGATGTCAAACAGATCCGCGATATGCTGCCCCGCTTGCGTGAAGAGAGGAACCTTTGA
- a CDS encoding aminopeptidase P N-terminal domain-containing protein, protein MSDNRSEYARRRAAFVAKIGDAVAILPSAPETIRTNDSHYLYRQDTDLHYLTGFDEPESVLVLAPGHATTKSVLFVRPSDPERETWDGKRAGVEGAVRDFGVDAAYPIAELDARLPELLDSAPTLFYAFDRDDAFNRRIVSLLKGYRSSRRRADGGPLTLVDPSTALHEMRVFKSPADIEGMRRAGAISREAHIAAMACSRPGMHEYEIQAIVEYVFTSRGAQYPAYPSIVASGPNATILHYVTNRRRVGDDELVLIDAGAEVDFYCADITRTWPMSGKFTPEQRAVYDIVLAAQARCIELCKPGVAYNTVVNEAATRVIAEGLIDLGLIKGPLDDAIASGTYKRFYMHRIGHFLGMDTHDVGSMREARDWRLLQPGMVLTIEPGIYVPDEDGVNARFRGIGVRIEDNLLITPGGHDNLTDGTPKSTEDIERTIAEGREARTPLPV, encoded by the coding sequence TTGAGCGACAACCGCAGCGAGTACGCACGACGCCGAGCGGCGTTCGTCGCGAAGATCGGCGATGCGGTAGCGATCCTGCCGAGCGCGCCGGAGACGATCCGCACCAACGACTCGCACTATCTCTATCGTCAAGACACCGACCTCCACTATCTCACCGGCTTCGACGAACCGGAGAGCGTGCTCGTCCTCGCGCCAGGGCACGCGACGACCAAGAGCGTTCTCTTCGTGCGTCCGAGCGACCCCGAGCGTGAGACCTGGGATGGCAAACGCGCGGGCGTCGAAGGCGCGGTGCGCGACTTCGGCGTCGATGCTGCATATCCGATCGCCGAGCTCGACGCGAGACTGCCCGAGCTGCTCGACAGCGCGCCGACGCTCTTCTATGCGTTCGACCGCGACGACGCGTTCAACCGCCGCATCGTGTCGCTGTTGAAAGGCTACCGCTCCTCGCGCCGGCGCGCCGATGGCGGACCGCTGACACTCGTCGACCCGAGCACGGCTCTCCACGAGATGCGCGTTTTCAAGTCGCCGGCGGACATCGAGGGCATGCGTCGTGCGGGCGCGATCTCGCGGGAAGCGCATATCGCCGCCATGGCCTGCTCGAGGCCGGGCATGCACGAGTACGAGATCCAGGCGATCGTCGAATACGTTTTCACGAGCCGAGGCGCACAATATCCGGCGTACCCATCGATCGTGGCGAGCGGACCGAACGCGACGATCCTCCACTACGTGACGAACCGGCGGCGCGTCGGCGACGACGAACTCGTCCTCATCGACGCCGGCGCCGAGGTCGACTTCTATTGCGCCGACATCACGCGCACGTGGCCGATGTCCGGCAAGTTCACCCCCGAACAGCGCGCCGTCTACGATATCGTTCTCGCGGCGCAAGCGCGCTGCATCGAGCTGTGCAAGCCCGGCGTCGCGTACAACACCGTCGTCAACGAGGCGGCGACGCGCGTCATCGCAGAAGGCCTCATCGATCTCGGACTGATCAAGGGCCCGCTCGACGATGCGATCGCGTCGGGCACGTACAAACGCTTTTACATGCACCGCATCGGTCATTTCCTCGGGATGGATACGCACGACGTCGGCAGCATGCGCGAAGCGCGCGACTGGCGCTTGCTCCAGCCCGGCATGGTGCTCACGATCGAACCGGGCATCTACGTGCCGGACGAGGACGGCGTCAACGCCCGCTTCCGCGGCATCGGCGTCCGCATCGAGGACAACCTGCTCATCACCCCGGGCGGGCATGACAACCTGACCGACGGAACGCCGAAGTCGACCGAAGACATCGAGCGCACGATCGCCGAGGGCCGCGAGGCGCGCACGCCGCTGCCCGTATGA